The Helicobacter ganmani genome includes a window with the following:
- the mraY gene encoding phospho-N-acetylmuramoyl-pentapeptide-transferase, producing MLYYLYSLFDINLFQYITVRSAIAFFIALLLTIFAMPYYILWANQHAFQPISQFAPKNHQQKIHTPTMGGIVFVCTTLLSTLLCAKLNHIYILLGIATLLCFAMLGISDDYSKITQRKNAGMSAKTKFLLQIVISLILSCGLYLVGLNSEFYLPFFKNPLFDWNLLGILFWTLVFIATSNAVNLTDGLDGLVAIPSIYALTSLSVFVYVAGHSGLSAYLLYPKVLDSSELVILSSALIGALIGFLWYNCHPAQVFMGDSGSLSLGGFIAYMAIVSKNEILLFLIGFIFVVEALSVILQIGSYKTRGKKIFLMAPLHHHFEEKGLNESKIIVRFWIVALMSNLIALLTLKIR from the coding sequence ATGTTATATTATCTTTATTCTTTGTTTGACATCAATCTTTTTCAATATATTACCGTGCGTTCTGCAATTGCGTTTTTTATAGCTCTTTTGCTCACAATCTTTGCAATGCCCTATTATATTTTATGGGCAAATCAACACGCATTCCAACCGATTTCGCAATTTGCCCCCAAAAACCACCAACAAAAAATCCATACTCCCACAATGGGTGGAATCGTATTTGTCTGCACAACTTTGCTTTCAACTCTGCTTTGTGCCAAACTCAATCATATCTATATCTTGCTTGGAATCGCAACTTTGCTTTGCTTTGCAATGCTTGGAATCAGCGACGATTATTCTAAAATAACACAACGCAAAAACGCCGGAATGAGTGCAAAAACTAAGTTTTTGTTGCAGATTGTCATTAGTCTTATCCTCTCGTGCGGATTGTATCTAGTTGGCTTAAATTCGGAATTTTATTTACCCTTTTTCAAGAATCCTTTGTTTGATTGGAATCTTCTTGGAATCTTGTTTTGGACACTTGTTTTTATTGCTACAAGCAATGCAGTCAATCTTACGGACGGACTAGATGGACTTGTTGCGATTCCATCTATTTATGCGCTGACTTCTCTTAGCGTGTTTGTCTATGTCGCAGGACATTCGGGCTTAAGTGCTTATTTGCTTTATCCCAAAGTCTTAGATAGCAGTGAGCTTGTGATTCTCTCCTCTGCACTAATTGGCGCACTGATTGGATTCCTTTGGTATAACTGCCACCCTGCGCAAGTCTTTATGGGAGATAGTGGCTCTCTAAGCTTGGGTGGTTTTATCGCTTATATGGCGATTGTGTCCAAGAATGAGATTCTACTTTTCCTTATTGGATTTATTTTCGTTGTGGAAGCACTATCGGTAATTTTACAGATTGGAAGCTATAAAACGCGTGGTAAAAAGATTTTTTTAATGGCACCCTTACATCATCACTTTGAGGAAAAAGGCTTGAATGAGAGCAAAATCATCGTGCGATTCTGGATTGTCGCTCTGATGAGTAATCTCATTGCTCTTTTAACTTTGAAAATAAGGTAA